DNA sequence from the Paenibacillus azoreducens genome:
TTGGGCTCTTTCCATTTCTTTCGTTTGTGTTATAATACATATCGTTATGTGTATGTATGTCCGGAAGCCGACGCTTCCCTTGAAGGAGTGAATTGTATATGTTGAAGTTAAGCGAAATCAAGGAATTAATACAATTGGTCGATCAGACCTCTGTGCATGAACTGGATATTGAATTGGAAGGCACGCATTTGACCATCCGCAAGGCCAAACCTGCTGAAATCGTTACAGCGCAGGCTGCACCTCAGTATATCCAGGTTCCTCAGCAGGCCGCTCCTCAATTTCAGACAGCGCCAGCAGCGGCCGAATCCGTTCAACCAGCAGCGGGCGCCGAACAAGCTGCCGATCCTTCCCTACATAAAATCGTATCTCCTATGGTCGGCACTTTCTACAGAGCCCCATCCCCTGAAGCGGGTCCTTTTGTTAACGTCGGAGATAAAGTGAACGAAAAATCAACCGTCTGCATTATCGAAGCGATGAAGCTGATGAATGAGCTTGAAGCCGAAGTTAAAGGCGAAATCGTTGAAGTCCTTGTGGAAAACGGACAATTGGTTGAATTCGGACAGCCTCTGTTTCTGGTGAAAACGGAATAAACACCGCATGATGAAAGGGAGGTTACTTGCATGAAATTTCATAAAATCCTGATTGCCAACCGCGGCGAAATCGCCGTCCGCATCATCCGGGCCTGCCGGGAACTCGGCATTTCCACGGTTGCCGTCTACTCTGAAGCGGACAAGGAAGCACTTCATGTCCGTTTGGCGGACGAAGCTTACTGCATCGGTCCAAAGCTGTCCAAAGATAGTTATTTGAACTTTACCAATATTATGAGCGTAGCCACTTTGACCGAATGCGATGCGGTTCATCCGGGATATGGTTTCCTGGCCGAAAATGCCGACTTCGCTGAAATCTGCGAATCCTGCAACATTGCTTTTATCGGACCGTCTGCGGATGCCATTAACAAGATGGGGGATAAATCCGTAGCGAAACAAACGATGAAAGCGGCCGGGGTACCGGTAATTCCGGGTTCCGATGGTTTGGTGCAGGACTTGGACGAAGCGGTGATGATCGGCCGGGACATCGGTTATCCCTTGATTATCAAGGCTACCGCAGGCGGTGGAGGCAAAGGCATCCGGATCGCCGAGGACGAGCAGGCATTGATCAAGCAAATTACCGCTGCCCAGCAGGAAGCGCAGAAAGCTTTCGGCAACGCTGGCGTTTACCTTGAAAAGT
Encoded proteins:
- the accB gene encoding acetyl-CoA carboxylase biotin carboxyl carrier protein is translated as MLKLSEIKELIQLVDQTSVHELDIELEGTHLTIRKAKPAEIVTAQAAPQYIQVPQQAAPQFQTAPAAAESVQPAAGAEQAADPSLHKIVSPMVGTFYRAPSPEAGPFVNVGDKVNEKSTVCIIEAMKLMNELEAEVKGEIVEVLVENGQLVEFGQPLFLVKTE